The stretch of DNA ATGATCAATCGCTTCGGGATAATTGCCCTGAAGTTTCTGGATAATTCCATCCGTATAAGCTACATCTAATTTTCTCTGTTCGCCATAGGATAACGGAAGGCGATCAGTTTTTCCACCAACAGAGTTTTGTGAAACAGATTGAGGAGATTTACATCCAAAAACCAGAACTGAAGCACTGAGAAGAATGGATTTTAAAAAAATATTTTTCATATTGATTCCCTTAACGTAGGAAAGTTACAAAAATTTCAACTCTTGATAATACTGTAATCACCAACGCTTGCATCGTTTGAATTGCCTGAGAACTCTACAAAACTCCCCAACATGGAGTTGGAAAGCTTTGCGTTTTTAATCTTTGTATTCGCCTGAACAATCACGTTTTCTACTATGGAATTTTCAATTACTGTGTTATCGCCAATTGAAGCAAAGGGACCGACTGTTGAATTGATTATCTGAACGTTATTTCCTATCACACAGGGAGGAATTATTTTAGAATTTTTAACATTTGCATCGTTGGGATTTGAACTCTTTCCGTTGCTATAATAGGTTTCAAGGATTCTTTTGTTCGTGTAAACCGTTGCGTCTTTGTTTCCGCAATCGAGCCATTCAGCAACCTGCGATGTAACAAACTTAGTTCCTTTTTTTTTCATATTCTCCATCGCGTTCGTCAGTTGGAATTCTCCTTTCTCTTTTATATTGTTATCTATCAGGTATTGCATTTCTTTTTTCAGATAAGCACCTTCTTTAAAATAATAAATTCCGATGATAGCTAAATCAGAGATGAAAGTTTGGGGCTTTTCCACAAAATCAGTTATGTATCCTTCTTTATCCAGCTTCACCACACCGAACTGGCGCGGGTCTTCTATCTTCTGAACCCAAATGATTCCATCTTTTTCAGTATCCACTTTCGCTTTCAAATCAGGAATGAAAAGCGTATCAGAAAAAGCAATGAGAACTTTTCCGTCAAGAATTTTTTCTGCGCAAAGAATAGCATGCGCTGTTCCAAGCGGTTCGTCCTGATAAAAAATATGTCCTTTCGCTCCAAGTTTCTCAGCCACCTTAATCAGATTCTGTTCCGCCTCTTTTCCGAATGCTCTTGAAATCACATAGCCGACATCCGTAAATTTTTCATGACATATTTGCGCAAGGTCTTCCACAATTCGCTGCACCATCGGTTTGCCTGCAATCGGAATCAAAGGTTTTGGAATGGTGAGCGTATGCGGACGCATTCGTTTTCCCATTCCTGCCATCGGTATAATTATTTTCATATTAGTAGCACCTCCTAAATCCTCCCCATTGGGGAGGACTTTTTATTTTTGGCTCCACCGTCTTTTCCCTCCCTAATGGGGAGGGTCAGGGTGGGGCTTGGTTTTTATTTCTTCCCTGTACTGCCGAATCCTCCCACACCTCTTTCCGTTTCTATTAATTCTTCAACTTGAATCCACTCCGCCTGTTCATGTTTTGCGATTACCATTTGCGCGATTCTTTCTCCATCATTGATAGTGAAATCTTCTTTTGAAAGATTTACAAGAATCACTTTCACTTCTCCGCGGTAATCTGCGTCAATGGTTCCGGGAGAATTTAAAACAGTTAATCCATTTTTGAAAGCAAGACCCGAGCGCGGACGAATCTGCGCTTCAAATCCTACCGGAAGTTCAATAAATAATCCTGTGGGAACTAACGTTCTTTCCAGCGATTTCAAAACAATGGGCGAGTCTAAGTTCGCACGTAAATCCATTCCTGCGGACGCATTCGTAGCGTATGATGGAAGCGGATGTTTCGACTTATTAATTATTCTGACTTTCATTTTTCTTTCTGAATAAATTTTTCCGCTCAAAGATAAAAACAATAATCACAAACAGGACAAGCAGAGAATTCTTTGCCGCAATATCCAAAATATCAGATTTAATTTCCAGATAATGTGACAAAGCGAACAAAAGCAACGCTAAAGCCAAGTAACCAAGCGTTCGTTTCATGTCGTATTTCACAGGATAATATTTATTGCCGATAAAATAAGAAAGCGTCATCATTCCCGCATAACAAACGAGCGTTGCCCAAGCGCTTGCCATGTAGCCGTATATCGGAATGAAAACAAAATTTCCAATGAGCGTAATGACCGCACCGAAGATGGTGAGATACGCTCCCCACTTTGTCTGCCCGGTGAGTTTATACCAGATGGAAAGATTGAAAAATACTCCAAGAAAAAAGTTTGCCATGAGAAGAATTGGTACAACTGCAAGTCCGTCACGAAAATCTCTTCCTACAAAATATTGTATCCAGGAAATATTCATCATCGTTCCGAGAAAAATGATCATGCAGATGATGACGAAATAATCCATCACACGCGCATAAACCTGTTTTGAATCTGTTTCCTTTGCATGCGAAAAGAAAAATGGTTCCGCAGCAAATCGAAAGGTTTGAACGAACATGGTCATGATGATGGAGATTTTATAACACGCACCGTAAATACCTACTTGCTCGAGCGCGATGTTAGAAGGAAGAAGATACTTGAGAAGAATTCTGTCAATCGTTTCATTCGTCATTCCTGCTAGACCTGCAATGAGAAGAGGAAGTGCATATGGTAAAATGGTTTTGAGCATGGAGAAATCCAGAATCCCCCCTGCCCCCCTTTGCAAGGGGGAAACAGCCTTGAGGATGGAAGGAAGAAGCACTAAAAACGTAACCACACTTGCAATAAGATTCGAAATGAAAATATATCCTATTCCGATTTCAGGATTGTAAAAACATGCAAGCGAAGAATTTTTCCCTGCGTCAAATTCGCTTTTGCAGATCCAGAGAAAGAAAACATTGAAAAAAATATTTACCGCAATGTTTAAAGTTTTAATCAGCGCGAAGTTTTTTGCTTTGTTCTGCTCGCGGAGTTTTGCAAAAGCAATGGAAGAAACTGCGTCAAGTCCAAGAATCAGCGCAAACCAGGTGATGTATTCAGGATGTGTTGGGTATTCAATAAGGTTTGCAATGGGCTGAAAAAAAATGGTAAGCCCTGCAATGAAAACAGCTGAAGTAAGAGTTACACAAGTAAGAATAGTAGAATAAACTTTCTGTTTGTCATCTTGAAGTCTAGAAAAATTAAACAGCGCAGTTTCCATTCCGTAAGTGAGAACGATAAGAAGAAAAGAAACATACGCATACATCTCATTCACTGTTCCGTATTCGGATGTGGAGAAGTTGTAAGTGTAAAGTGGGACCAAAAAATAATTCAGCAAACGCCCGATGATAGTGGGCAAGCCGTAAATGGCGGTTTG from Bacteroidota bacterium encodes:
- a CDS encoding polysaccharide biosynthesis C-terminal domain-containing protein, yielding MNPFKKLASQTAIYGLPTIIGRLLNYFLVPLYTYNFSTSEYGTVNEMYAYVSFLLIVLTYGMETALFNFSRLQDDKQKVYSTILTCVTLTSAVFIAGLTIFFQPIANLIEYPTHPEYITWFALILGLDAVSSIAFAKLREQNKAKNFALIKTLNIAVNIFFNVFFLWICKSEFDAGKNSSLACFYNPEIGIGYIFISNLIASVVTFLVLLPSILKAVSPLQRGAGGILDFSMLKTILPYALPLLIAGLAGMTNETIDRILLKYLLPSNIALEQVGIYGACYKISIIMTMFVQTFRFAAEPFFFSHAKETDSKQVYARVMDYFVIICMIIFLGTMMNISWIQYFVGRDFRDGLAVVPILLMANFFLGVFFNLSIWYKLTGQTKWGAYLTIFGAVITLIGNFVFIPIYGYMASAWATLVCYAGMMTLSYFIGNKYYPVKYDMKRTLGYLALALLLFALSHYLEIKSDILDIAAKNSLLVLFVIIVFIFERKNLFRKKNESQNN
- a CDS encoding NTP transferase domain-containing protein, which translates into the protein MKIIIPMAGMGKRMRPHTLTIPKPLIPIAGKPMVQRIVEDLAQICHEKFTDVGYVISRAFGKEAEQNLIKVAEKLGAKGHIFYQDEPLGTAHAILCAEKILDGKVLIAFSDTLFIPDLKAKVDTEKDGIIWVQKIEDPRQFGVVKLDKEGYITDFVEKPQTFISDLAIIGIYYFKEGAYLKKEMQYLIDNNIKEKGEFQLTNAMENMKKKGTKFVTSQVAEWLDCGNKDATVYTNKRILETYYSNGKSSNPNDANVKNSKIIPPCVIGNNVQIINSTVGPFASIGDNTVIENSIVENVIVQANTKIKNAKLSNSMLGSFVEFSGNSNDASVGDYSIIKS
- the dut gene encoding dUTP diphosphatase is translated as MKVRIINKSKHPLPSYATNASAGMDLRANLDSPIVLKSLERTLVPTGLFIELPVGFEAQIRPRSGLAFKNGLTVLNSPGTIDADYRGEVKVILVNLSKEDFTINDGERIAQMVIAKHEQAEWIQVEELIETERGVGGFGSTGKK